The genomic DNA CAGTACTTGTTCCCTTGAACGAAAGATCTTAATTATTTCATCATAGTAATATGGGTGGTACAACAGTAGCGAAgaattcagtttattttttacaatattaagaaaaataggtgtcttttatattttataaaaaTCTATCAGgaataaaatcatgaaaaaccATGAAATAAGTCAGATAAATACCGAGAACGGAGGTATTAATCAATATACATCCCTAGGGCCTACGACCCTCGGGATGTAATGTGCACAATTCATCGAAGCATAAAGTGTACAAATAACCccgcataacatttcaaattccgttttccgtgaatcttctattacatgtgttacatacgaaccatacaatcactggttcctctttaacccaatttattaatgacttgtttgcattactaattgacacgaaaagggataacgtgggattttttttaacaatatatcactttgatctaacccaaaatcattcaggtattcaaaacgtcctatgcatgatccatttcctttgcttttgtgtttgtaCTGTCAGAattatgatttgcaataatTCAGGTTCACCTGTATATGTTCAAAAGTGTATTTTTGTATCTCACAGATgcttagatttccaattacaaactcgtaccgggtattcctgatttctgtattaaattaaactttcattttaacttgcgtttacctgttcatccacgcttttggaaaagtgttacataccacgtgcttacatttaaacgcatacctgaggtagcACCTATACTTGAGTTTACGAGCAAGTGATCTTCTAGTGATAGGAtcaaatgtggatgacctcggtacattgGTAACCAAATATGTTTCAGaaagtttcctccttttctgcttttataaaatagacgtctcagccttttctctgtaattctgcacGGTTCTCGGTCCCGTCCATGTCGATACACAcgcaaatcacaactaaagtaaacacactTTCGCATATCGAGACCTGATTTCTCCTTTGGAATCAAGTCTTCATTATCATTGAGAATGAAATAACCGTACAGCCTTTCGAACTGCATCacaattattttctaaagagctgtaATCTTGTAAAACTAGAGCAGAATTATATACACAAGATGGCaatgaacacgatcgctaatacGGCTAGTTCAACAAAGGATAACAGACtattacaaagaaacaaactgtttaccaataaaaaaaacaaaaacgcgcAATAGACAAAAAAGTTATCTTCGTAGCCAATGGTATTCTGAGCGGGAGACTATTTGTTCGTCGTGAAAATGGTACacgcgtgaggccatttgttcgctgtgccaatgtttttaatttgtcttttgaaGATTCCAATATGGTGTCTAAATTGTTTgtcgagttattttctttgtcgctctCATTTTCAGAGTAGTTCCCAATAAagtacccgctgcttattaaagaattagtatTTATAgctgcgtccatttcagttacatttgaGTGCATTCcagtttcattcagttcgcggaacaacccatttcgaagctgacgctcgacatcttttagtgtgggtctaccgcgaaaagcgtgtgcctttctttgtacgtgttttgagcgccccaagaaaaaatcgattaagccaacgcaacgtcgatcttcagtaatccaaacagCGCATCACAGTGCTCTCCATGATTTTGGATTTAGTGGTTTGCTTTTAATAACCAATGTAGACAGCGCCACGGGAATTCTATTATGCATTGTCCAATCAAACACCGCCACTTGCTTTCTagtgtgcattttgctgcaccggCAAAAAAACCCTAAAATCTGACATGTTTTATAATTCGGTGTCCTTATGGCCCGAGTAATACGATAAACAATAAAGTGGTATATAAACCGGTATGCCACCTGAACGTCATCCGTAATCTCGTTTATTGCTGTTTTTTGCTTCAAAAGTTTTTCCAGTAACTTGACGGCAAGGGCATTCAGAAAGATAAAATCAAATCAGTTTTCAGGGTAAAGGGGAAAGTATAGAGAGCAATTAAAACGGTCCCAACTATATTTTAACTTACGACACCATATCAAATGGTGAGAGCGTATATGTTTAGCCAAACTTCGCATATAATCCTTGACCATCAGCATTCCTAatttgaaatgtctagatttctAGAGAAGTGTCCTTTTTTCCAAAGTGACCTTGAGTCTTTTACAATGAAAATTCAACATTACTTaggattaattttttttataatttagttTATTGTAGAGTCGACAGTGAAAAGATATCATGATTACCTTGTTTGCAGCCATAGACTTCTACTCTCATTGATATGTGGTTGTGCCAAGTGACTGGTCGGAATCGGATGTAACGCGCCATGATTGGTGGGTTTAATGTGTGAGAGATAATTATATCTCGATTCGTATTTGCAATAAATTCCTAAAGCATGAAAAAATAAGATCATTGGTGAGGCAAAGAACGACAATTTTTTTTGCCTCTTTAAAGAATTTCTGATCCATAGCACAACCAATGCCGGAGAATCTACTGCGTGATAATGatgcaggaaaagaaaacaaacagcggttacaaacattgtcattttatacttgacgtttcgtatgcaaCATACacatagtatagtatagtatagtatagtacaGTACAGTATAGTATAGCATAGCATAgcatagtatagtatagtatagtatagtatagtatagtacagcacagtatagtatagtatagtatagtatagtatagtatctaaaatagtatacaaagccagttgttgggactgtgattccttctacatcggtaagacaaaaagaagattgcatgatAGGAAGTCCGAGCagttcaaagctcttacacaagtcgatcacgcctctgctgttgcagaccatactaTTTCTACCGcccataacatcaaatgggaccattttgaaatcctcgctaCTGGAAAGTCTGACTTGCAgtcagaaataaaattaaaattaaagaatcaCTATTAATCAGGGACTTAAAAACCCTctcttaatgaaaacattggtagtgagaagctttttctttctttatttcttccggaagtatcaactaccggcagttacgattttgttataatACTTTGTAACTAGTCACCATTGCGTCgctcaagttttaaaatttctgtGTAAAAGTTTtgaccgtcacttctgatgatgtatattgcagcatacgaaacgtcaagtataatatgaaaatgtttgtaaccgctgtttcttttcttttcctgctgaaactgaaatggccaaagagcaaaaatatttaTGTGATATTGATGCTTACGGGATATCCAATCAATACTAATTGAAACTTTGGGTAGGAggtttgaaaaacaaaggaTAAACTCCATGGTAGGAGAATTTAAATGGCCATCGAAAACACGCACCCGACACCGTAAAGGCGCTTGTGGAGCTTACTTCATTCGAACAACTAGTTTTGAAATAGATACAAGGGGCAGAGACGGATTGTTCCATTGTAATGTTTGTCCCCCTGTCTTGTCGACGAACTGGGAACCATTAAAAAAACAGCGAATGTTAATTCCCTCAAAGCAGGTTATGAGCTAGGGATTGGTTACCACCACACCTTACCTTGTCAACGGTCCGTCCTTGTTCTTTGTAGTAACGAAAGGTAAATCCATCGTTACTGTATTGCAGTTTGTATTTTGTAACCCATTGGCTGGCCTTATTCCTTCCTTGTGAAGCTACAGCCGTCACTTTAGTATACGATTGTCGCAGATCAATCTGCAACCATTGATTGTTATCGTTATTCCTTGAGGACCAGGCACCTTGCTTTATCCCTGACTTTTGCAAGTTAAGTCTTCCCTGGATGGCGGCGTGATTTAGATCCCACTCAGAAGACGCTCTTATTTGCGTATCTTTGATTGCACCAAGTTCCACGCCAAGAGGTTGTTGACATCATTACCAGAAATTCGAGTCATGTTGCGTCACGAATACCGCATGGCTGCCCGATgttataaagaaatgtatgggatctaaaataaaatatcaattttcggcagttgaaataaattaaattcgAAGTGCCGACCTTTCCCTGATAAATAATATGCAACTTCACTACGAAGCGAGGGTTTTTTTACCATTTCGTTCATTGTTTGAGCCGCCAAATAGCGccaaagtaacaaggatttacGCTGGTACTTGTCTTCTAATTTGATCAAAATACCTTCACTTACCTTGACTTCCAAGCTTTGAGCTGTGCGTGTCTTTGACGCTTCCATAGGTGCCGACCCCTcaaacttttcttcaagttaCGATCTTTTTAAATACGTTAAATAAAACGATCCACAATAAAACAGAATGCCGCCCATCGGCACCGAAAAGGATGCTTTTTCACGAATGGATGTAGCCTTCATCTGGTCGCACGAATGTCCCGCAGGATGTGAAAAACGGGAAGAACAACCATTTTCCATAGCTTTCTTCTCACAAAAAAGCTGCCATGTTTATGTCAGCTTAGCATCCCAGCATTTTTACGCTTTCTACCGCTGTTTCAAATATCTGCAGATTTCAAAATGCGAAAAATCGCGCCAAattaccattgctcttcgtGTTTTCCACATCCTGAGCCCAGAGGAATACCGCTAAGAATGTCTTATGCTTTGAAAAAAGGAAGCTCTAGGCTATAAGCTAAACGTCACTGAATCTGCTCTGTCTTATATAAACCAGCAGCGCCGTCTAGAATCTGAAATAGCTCTGTCAATATACATGCCATATCCAATTCTGATGAAATGGCATGAGCTTGTTGGAATGAAAGACGAGAGAGGAAATGAGTTTAACTACATTGACCTTCTTAATTTTTGGATTCCTGGTCGATGGTTTAAATTAAGTAGGGAAAACGGATCAAGGATCCAAGAAAGATTGAGACGTGAAGATGGTAAAGTTGGTACATgttgttttcacaatttgacGCCAGTGAGCATGGTCCTTTGGTTTCAAGGGTAACCGCAGACACAAATCATCGCGTGAACGAAATGTCGCGAATTTCTGGTAATGATTCTGGTTTCAATTAAAAGAAGGTGTTGTTGTCAGAAGCTGTCCTTGCATGCCCACATCCGTTAGAGTAAAAGAGCCAATTCGTTACAAACTTAGTACTGATGCCCTTAGTTTGACGTACGCAACAATGTGTAGACATCACACGATAATGGAAAGGGAACACTATTTTCATGAAATGGAATTAACTCCCCTCTTTAACACAACTAAGCGAATAAGATAGTTATCTTATTTTGCAAACATTTCGATTATGGAAAGAAAATTGTGAAGTTCTATGGTCAACGGAAACATCGAATTGAGACCTTCGAGTCTCAAACTGCGAGTTATGGAGAGAAATATCTCCCCAGTCAACACTCCAAATTTCAGCGCGATCGAAGAAAATCGCGGCATTCTACGAAACCCACAAAACCCGATACGCCAGCGTATCGGGTTGAGGCCCACCTGTAggttaattaactctttttctCCAGAGTAATTTCCAAATATGGCCGCTTAAAAGCCAGATTTTGTGTCATTAGCATTATATAGCATAAATAAGTGATCTCGGGAACGTAGGCCACAATCCGCTCAGGACGAACATTTTTACCAGGGGTATTAAATGTTATGTCTTGCTAGGATATAGCCCCAGCTTGCCTaaaaatctcggctttctagctttcattacGCCTACATGACGGCCATTCTATTTCAGCAGTTTGAGCCGATGCgatgaccaaattttcaatcgatcgcggagctctcgcgaagcggtttttctaaagtttttcagccaaaaaattacactacaggcttcggaatagataaagaaaaggatttgtggttcattggatgggatttcaagcgttaaaatcgctgaaaaggtaagattaatgggtcacctcgcagctcttacaaggtctcacctgattggagaccacccttgaggtttaacaaaagaacaaataacagaaacaatggaccctaggcctaaaacaaaagggccattgtttctgttaccctaggcctaaaacaaaagggccattgtttctgttatttgttcttttgttaaacctcaagggtggtctccaatcaggtgagaccttgtaggagctgcgaggctaccgagaTTAATTATTTAGCGATACAATTGCGTGTCTGGAGAACAtggtcctttgatctcacagaattgtgttttccctcaaaatattcgcttgttttcgctttcgctcgcacatatttacctttattacatgtccagtgaatagttttatcgtctgggatgaattttccgtcgaaaaatcggttatttgggtggtttttggcaaacagatgttaattattcgtaatacgatcgcttccgttgccgttagcaacgggtcgcaaatttgacactagGGACGAGACGCGACGGCTGTAAGACGCGGCCGGAAGTAAATTTTCAAAGAGGTGTCATATTACGCATGCTCACGCCGTCGTCCTGATAGCATCACGTCGCGTCGAGAACGTGGGTTTGACAATTTTGACGTTCTGTACAAAACGTGAGTATACTCCTTCCAGTGCTTAAATGAAATTATGATATATTGCTCTAAACATGAAAAATTAGCAATCTAGGATCATTGGACGTAATTTCTGGCGACATTTTACACCGCAGAGATAGAagaattttgatttgttttaactttttttcaggTGTACGAAGGTTATAAAACGGCAGCACCTTCGAGCAAGGCTTGCAAGTAAGTCACGACCTGCAACTGCAAAGTGAATGCATACTTTCCTCGTCTCTTGTACCGTGGCATTTTTCGATTTATTGCGTTCATCTGCCGCTAAACTAGCACATTTAAGCTTgcattatttaatttatttaactttgTGTTTTTATACCTTCCTTTAGTTCAGTAATGTTTTGGACATATGACCATGAAGTCATCTTATGCAGAGAAGTCGTCAATGTAAATCCCTACACAACTAAGAAAGGGTCAACACAAAGAAGCAGCATGTGGGAAAAAATAGCAGACACCTTAAACAAATGCACTGTGCCGAAATTCAGAGTAGATAAGCGGTCAGTTAGAGACCACGTGGGAATTCTTGTTTACAAGCATAAGAAAAAACTTCAAGCCGAGGAAAAAGCAACTGGGATAACTCCCGATGAGCCAACGGAATTAGAAAACCTACTGGATACGATTACCGCGTTGGAGGAAACTGGCGAAGCGGAATTACAGGAAACACAGGGAACAGGCAGTAAAAAGCTTCAATACGACCGGGCTAAGGCGGAAGATGTTCGAGTAAAAGCGATGGAGAAGCTGTCAGAGACGAAGAAAAGAGACTCATCAGCAGATGAAAGCGACGATAAACCGAAGCGTCAACGAAGAAGTGGAGGTGATGCTATGCAATACTTAGCTGAAAGAGCTAAAGTAAGTGACCAATTGAAAGAGGAAGAGCTAAAGATGAGGAAGGAGCATCAAACACTCGAGAGAGAGAAAATGGAGATCTTGAGGAATCAGCAAATGCAAATGCATCAGCAACAAGCAGACATGCTCAAAGTTATgcagcagcaacagcaacaaaGCCAACAGCAGTTACTCAACTctcagatgatgatgatggagcAGCAACAGCAGCAGTCAATGGCTTTGATGATGTTATTGGaaaaaataacacaacaaatAATAAGTAGAGTTATTGTTTACAAAGAAGCACTTTcagatgcaattgttgttgttgttatattgTTGAACTTGGAGCTTTGCTTCACATGAACATTCTCTTTCGGCTAATGTTATTTCAGGCCCTGTAATAGCTTCAGTGTGACTACTACTGTTATAACTTACATTTTTGGAAAATGGAGAAACAGAAAGAACATATTTAACCTTATGTCATACAAGACATGTTGAATATGGTATCTCTTAAAAGTTCTTTCGTACGATATGTagctttt from Montipora capricornis isolate CH-2021 chromosome 2, ASM3666992v2, whole genome shotgun sequence includes the following:
- the LOC138037158 gene encoding putative uncharacterized protein DDB_G0274435, whose amino-acid sequence is MWEKIADTLNKCTVPKFRVDKRSVRDHVGILVYKHKKKLQAEEKATGITPDEPTELENLLDTITALEETGEAELQETQGTGSKKLQYDRAKAEDVRVKAMEKLSETKKRDSSADESDDKPKRQRRSGGDAMQYLAERAKVSDQLKEEELKMRKEHQTLEREKMEILRNQQMQMHQQQADMLKVMQQQQQQSQQQLLNSQMMMMEQQQQQSMALMMLLEKITQQIISRVIVYKEALSDAIVVVVILLNLELCFT